A genome region from Planifilum fimeticola includes the following:
- a CDS encoding 5'-methylthioadenosine/adenosylhomocysteine nucleosidase, with protein sequence MVIGLIGAMDEEIALLLDEMEAVSEEKYAGTHYHRGRLEDVSVVLCKSGVGKVNAAVSTQVLIDRYRVDAVIFTGVAGALHPDLDIGDIVISTECQQHDIDASPLGFAPGEIPFQETSVFQADPHLVALAEEASEKASGGKTMMGKILSGDQFVSDTERVRKLHERFGGVCVEMEGAAVAHVCHLNRVPFVILRSISDRADHSAHVNFTRFTKMASRRSAGIVRRMLAELRQKGLAPKS encoded by the coding sequence ATGGTGATCGGACTCATCGGAGCGATGGACGAAGAGATCGCTCTGTTGTTGGATGAAATGGAGGCGGTGTCGGAGGAGAAATACGCCGGAACGCACTACCACCGGGGACGGTTGGAGGACGTGTCGGTGGTGTTGTGCAAATCCGGGGTGGGGAAGGTGAACGCGGCGGTCAGCACCCAGGTGTTGATCGATCGCTACCGGGTGGATGCCGTCATTTTTACCGGTGTGGCAGGCGCCCTTCACCCGGATCTCGATATCGGCGATATCGTGATCTCCACCGAGTGCCAGCAGCATGATATCGATGCCAGCCCCCTCGGCTTTGCCCCGGGGGAGATTCCCTTTCAGGAAACCTCCGTTTTTCAGGCCGATCCGCATCTCGTCGCCTTGGCGGAGGAAGCGTCGGAGAAGGCTTCCGGCGGGAAGACGATGATGGGGAAGATTCTCTCCGGCGATCAGTTCGTATCCGATACGGAGCGGGTTCGCAAGTTGCACGAACGCTTTGGAGGGGTGTGCGTTGAGATGGAAGGGGCGGCGGTCGCCCACGTCTGCCACCTGAACCGGGTTCCCTTCGTCATTCTCCGGTCCATCTCGGACCGGGCGGACCATTCCGCTCACGTCAACTTCACCCGGTTTACCAAGATGGCCTCCCGCCGCTCCGCCGGAATCGTCCGTCGCATGCTGGCGGAACTTAGGCAAAAGGGGT
- the ccpA gene encoding catabolite control protein A — protein MEKKRGAVTIYDVAEEAGVSMATVSRVINGSPNVKPATRKKVLEAIRRLGYRPNAVARGLASKRTTTVGVVIPDISSAFFAELTRGIEDIANMYHYNIILCNSDQQKQKELQLSETLLEKQVDGLLFLGGEVTDEHREIFDGAFVPVVLAATVDRKGKYPWVSIDQKQAAFDATDALIREGHREIALIGGPLTDAINGYPRYEGYREALEKHGLPFREDLVRIGDYRYRSGISAMESLLASQSPPTAVFVAGDEMAVAAIHAVQDAGKSVPEDVSIIGFDNIPLASQVRPQLSTVSVPMYDIGAVAMRLLTKYMNDEPVEDHEVVLPHRLEFRESTRTREMD, from the coding sequence ATGGAAAAAAAACGCGGAGCGGTAACAATTTATGACGTGGCGGAGGAAGCGGGCGTTTCCATGGCCACCGTGTCCCGGGTCATCAACGGGAGTCCCAATGTGAAGCCGGCCACGCGGAAAAAGGTGTTGGAAGCGATTCGCCGGCTGGGATACCGTCCCAATGCCGTCGCCCGCGGGCTGGCCAGCAAGCGGACGACGACGGTGGGTGTGGTGATTCCGGACATCTCCAGCGCGTTCTTCGCGGAGCTGACGCGGGGGATCGAGGATATTGCCAATATGTACCACTACAACATCATTCTCTGCAATTCGGATCAGCAGAAACAGAAGGAATTGCAGTTGAGCGAGACCCTCTTGGAAAAGCAGGTGGACGGCCTGCTCTTTCTGGGCGGCGAGGTGACGGATGAGCACCGGGAAATTTTCGACGGGGCCTTTGTGCCCGTCGTTTTGGCGGCCACGGTGGATCGGAAGGGGAAATATCCCTGGGTGTCGATCGACCAGAAGCAGGCCGCCTTTGATGCCACCGATGCATTGATTCGGGAGGGACATCGGGAAATCGCCCTGATCGGCGGCCCGCTGACGGATGCGATCAACGGCTATCCCCGGTATGAGGGATATCGGGAGGCTCTCGAGAAACACGGTCTTCCCTTCCGGGAAGATCTGGTCCGCATCGGGGATTACCGCTATCGGTCGGGGATCTCGGCGATGGAGAGCCTCCTCGCTTCCCAGTCTCCGCCGACGGCCGTCTTTGTCGCCGGGGATGAAATGGCCGTGGCAGCAATTCACGCCGTCCAGGATGCGGGGAAATCGGTTCCGGAGGATGTCTCGATCATCGGTTTCGACAATATTCCCCTGGCGTCCCAGGTGCGCCCGCAACTCAGCACGGTTTCCGTGCCGATGTACGATATCGGCGCCGTGGCCATGCGTCTGTTGACCAAATATATGAACGATGAGCCGGTGGAGGACCATGAAGTGGTTCTCCCGCACCGCCTGGAGTTCAGGGAGTCCACCCGGACCAGGGAAATGGACTGA
- a CDS encoding bifunctional 3-deoxy-7-phosphoheptulonate synthase/chorismate mutase → MSRSLSRLDELRSRLDEINLQLLSLMSKRGAIVKEIGEIKKKQGVQKFDPVREREMLEQLVKHNTGPFDDETIRHLFKQIFKASLELQQDDHKKTLLVSRKDHPQDTVVMVGDEPVGNHRKTVVAGPCSVESEEQVRKVAESMKRQGLRLLRGGAFKPRTSPYDFQGLGEEGLRILRRVADEFDLKVVSEIVNPADMELAVKYVDVIQIGARNMQNFELLKAAGSVRTPVFLKRGMSATVEELLFAAEYIVSRGNRQVILCERGIRTYEKWTRNTLDISAVPLLKQESHLPVFVDISHATGRRDILLPVAKAALAAGADGIMVEVHPEPAVALSDAHQQIDIPQFEKLISDLRESGLLSESQDPASVASSGK, encoded by the coding sequence GTGAGCCGGAGCCTGAGTCGATTGGATGAACTGAGAAGCCGGTTGGATGAGATCAACCTGCAATTGCTCAGCCTGATGAGCAAGCGCGGGGCAATCGTCAAGGAGATTGGCGAGATCAAGAAAAAACAGGGAGTTCAGAAATTTGATCCCGTCCGGGAGCGGGAAATGCTGGAACAGCTGGTCAAGCACAACACCGGTCCCTTTGATGACGAGACAATTCGCCACCTGTTCAAGCAGATCTTCAAGGCTTCCCTCGAACTGCAGCAGGACGATCACAAAAAGACCCTGCTCGTCAGTCGGAAAGATCATCCCCAGGATACGGTGGTCATGGTGGGGGACGAACCCGTCGGCAATCACCGGAAAACCGTCGTGGCCGGCCCCTGTTCCGTGGAGTCGGAAGAGCAAGTCCGCAAAGTGGCCGAATCGATGAAGCGGCAAGGACTGCGCCTCCTGCGCGGCGGCGCTTTCAAACCGAGGACATCTCCCTACGACTTTCAGGGGTTGGGTGAAGAAGGGCTGCGCATTTTGCGCCGCGTTGCCGACGAGTTCGATCTGAAAGTGGTCAGCGAGATCGTGAATCCCGCAGATATGGAGCTGGCCGTCAAATACGTGGACGTGATCCAGATCGGAGCCCGCAACATGCAGAACTTTGAGCTGCTGAAGGCGGCGGGTTCGGTGCGCACGCCGGTGTTTCTCAAGCGGGGCATGTCGGCGACCGTTGAGGAATTGCTGTTTGCGGCGGAGTACATCGTCTCCCGCGGAAACCGGCAGGTCATCCTCTGCGAGCGGGGAATTCGGACTTACGAAAAATGGACGCGGAACACCCTGGACATTTCTGCGGTGCCTCTCCTGAAGCAGGAAAGTCACCTTCCGGTGTTCGTCGATATCAGCCATGCCACGGGTCGGAGGGATATTTTGCTTCCGGTGGCCAAGGCGGCGCTGGCGGCCGGCGCCGACGGGATCATGGTGGAGGTTCACCCCGAGCCCGCCGTCGCCCTGTCGGATGCGCATCAGCAAATCGATATTCCGCAATTTGAGAAGCTGATCTCCGACCTCCGCGAATCGGGACTGCTGTCGGAATCGCAGGATCCGGCTTCCGTGGCTTCTTCAGGAAAATGA